The genomic window CAAACTGAATTATATTCTTATGGGTGCAAAATAGTCTTAAGTCTTACATTTTCAGCTTATTTTTTCTACAAATAATGCAAAGGTTTGGTAGAGGCTGTATCTTCAGTAGAATGGTTTTGATCAGGTGAAAGCCAGCAAGTTTGACAAGACTGAAGGCTGAATTCAGAAACTAGGCAACTGCTTAACCTGTTGTCATTGCTTAACTTAAACAAAAAGGGGGGAACTGTCCATACAAaccttacagcaaagaaacaataTGAATCTACAACCACCACTGTTTTTAAAACATACAGTAACTGGCCACATAGAGTGATCCCAGGGAGAAAACCTAAAACATTGCTATGTCAGAAAAACAAGCATCTAAACTAGCTTTTTAAGGTGGGTGATAAattagtaaaaaaataaaaacgtATCGAGCTGGATGTCAGAAGTACTGGTAAACTTTCCATATTAAATGCATGTGTGGGTTGGGCTCCATTATCAGCCTTATGGTAATCCCATCCCCACCTTTTCAGCTTGTTTCCCTCTCTTTGCTATTTATTCTTGCCTGTCTGCTGCCTTTGAACTGTGCCGGCACAGCTGCCTATGCAGCTGAGCTGTAACTGGCAATAAGGAACTTTTCTGCCTGAAGCACCACCCAGTAAAATCAACCTTTCTGTTTCTCCCCAAGTGAGTCTCGTCTCCAGTCCACTTTACAAAGGCTCAATACACAGTTATGTGACACATGCAGCACTGTCCTACTTAAGTACCACAAGCCAACACTAGCCCAGACTGTTGTCTAAGGTGAATAgcgaaaaaaaggaagagaactaCAACAGTCCCACCAACAAAGCAAGAGAACTTGAGAGAGAACAGGCAACTTCAAACCAAGACTTCACAAAGCCTACTGGAAAAGCTGCCCAGTAACTTGAGCTGAGAGCATTGCTTCTGTTCAAGGAATTGGCAAACGGCAGGTTTAAACATGTTAGTCATCACTGGTCACAAAACTAATGTGAAAAGATAGGGAACAAGTTTTACAGCACAAGGTGTTCATTACAATCTCTGATCACACCTGCCAGTTCCGTAGATGGCAGCAGAGAAGTCTCTCCTATTGATTTCTCAGTCAATCTATGCAGTACTACATAACAAGACTTAAAAATATCCACGTAAATTGGCAAGACACAGTAAAAGACCAGACTGTTATACATAAGTTATGGTTAAATATCCCATAATTCAGCCTATTATAAAATATTACATTACACTTTTAAATGGTATTATTGCAACACTACTGGTAAAATATTAAAGTATTTGGTATGTTAATGGATATAACTTTTCTCCCTATCTTGCACTTACCATGGTACCCAAGCACTAGGCAACTAATTTAGATCTGCAAAACATTATTCATACCATACTCTACTGTTTGCCTTTCCCAGGTGCCAGGAAGTTCTTTTGGATATTTTTGAATGTTACCTCTTTCCCTGTAATCACGGTGTGCATTGTGTGAACTAAAACCACAGACCTttttaacacagaaaaaaatacctTGATGCACATACTGGAAAAAGCTTTGTGTTTGCCTAAATAGATGAAAAACCTACCTAAGCAATGTAGTTACAGGCACTCTTTGTAAACTGACTTATGGATTAACATGCAACACTGGTGAAATTTAATACAAAATCAGCTACTCACCTTTTGCATGATTCCCTTTTCGTAGTAATAGCGAAGTGATCGGCTAAGTTTATCATAGTTCATAGCTGGCCTATTTTTCTGAATCCCCCAGCGACGTGCCACCTGCCACAAAAATGGATTAGCACTCATTTGTTAAATGCGTTTAACAAGCAGGCCTTATCATCAGATACTTTATCTGGGGATGGACGATGGGGAACTCGGCAGGTGCAATGAATAATCACAAGAGAAAAGGTTGCTATGACCTGAATTTCCCATGGACTACTATGTTTTTTAATTGGACACACAGTCATCCGTTAAACTTGAAGCAGACGCTTATTTGCAAATGTGGTCCAGGATTGGGGGTGTTTCCCTTTGTTACTAATGAAGTAAATcagtaaaaaaataaagccaTAAGTAGAGATGATATACAAACTGTCTCAAGTTCCACCAGAAAACTTCCATGAAAGATGAAAACTTTCCTTTAGTCTGATGCTGCCCTATTCCTATGGTTTTCCTGCTGTGGGAACGCTTAAGTTATACTAAACACACAAGTATACACTCTCAGCTCATCAACTAACACAGGCTGCACTTGGAATGACAGCACAGTTGAGATTATTAGGAGATATAAGTCAAAAGCCAACTCCCACTCTTAAAATATTActtcagcaaagaaaatgaATTATCAGAGGAGGCAGGGTAATTGCTTGGAAGAACTCTAAGGTAGTATAAAGAACGAGACAGAAATTTCGTTGCTGCAATTGCATAATTTCCCTTAGAAAATAATCAAACAAGGAGATGTAAGCAACTTGTGAAGCCGTTCCATTGAGAACAGTATGTCTTCTGCTCTGACTTATGATTTGTACTTGCCCTTACACTTCCTGTTTTATTGCCAAAGGTAGTTCTAGACAAAGAGACCTTTTGTTTAAAGAGCTTAACTGCTTATCCTCCAGCTGAAATTATCATCAGCTGTTGGTGACATTTCAATTACTGGCTATACAAATGACTATCATGTCAccataggggaaaaaatagtcaGAGATGATGAACTCTTTAAAGCACATTCTATAAAAAAAAATGTCTGAGAGGTACATataaggaaaaattttttcactgtgagggcaaTGCAAGAGTGGAACAGGCTtgctcaggggggttgtggagtttccctctctggaaatattcaaaacctgcttggatgcattcaagtgtgatctggtataggtgctctggcagggggggtttaactagatgatcttttgaggtcccttccagcccctaacattctgtgatatacATACAGCTCTGGAAAAaggggagagcagccaagcagctcccctgcagactACTGCTCTACAAAACTTTCCCAGAGGTGTCGGGAGCTTTCTTTGATGCAAACAGACAACATGCAGCACTGAGAATTGAAGGGGACTAAGTAACAACAAAATCCAGGACTTTGATATACATCTGGACAATAAtttttcagatttcttttgaaagcattatttcctttcattggagctgcttttcaggCTTATGTAAATTACCATGGTTCTGCTAACTTCAGCTATGCTAAAGCTGTATTGAAACATACCTCCAATCATGTCAGTGTACTCCAGCTGTAGATTTAGCCTAGATGTGTAACCTTGATTCACCCATTCACACACGCCTACATCATTCTGTTTATTCCTACCAAGTTTTTTCCCTGCATTAATCAGAGTCCTACAAGTCCCCAACTTAACAGGCTTccataataaataaatacacagcaaagataACTACAACAAAATAATGATTGAGAATACGCTATATTGCGAGGTGTTTTGATATTCCCAAATAAGCAAACAGGTCCAGAAGTAGTCTTGGCAAGTGAGTCTTCCGGTCTCTGAACTGCACAGCATTTGTCAAATCTTGCTCTGGGAAAGGGATTCAGGCTTCCAGCCTTCCCCCAACCCTCCTGGCTGAAGGTTGCTGTCCCTGTGACAAGGCAGCATAAATGCACCTACCCCCAGTTCTTAGCCTCCACAGTCCACTTTCTGAATTAACTAGGTGCTCAAGGCATAGATACATATTAATTTTTATTGACGCCCTTTCTACAAGGCAGCACAAACATGCAAAAAGGGATGAGATGCAAAGGTCATGTCATTGACATCCTAACCTGTCACAGCTGAACCAACAAGCCCTTTGACTTCCCTTCAATTTACAAACAGCAGAAGTGTGCAACTTCCCATAGGCTGTTCTTACTTTAATCAACAGTTCCATGACACGCAATTCATGTGAAAACAACTTGGGCTCCTTTGTAGCACACAGGAGTGAGGCAAGTTTCAAGCAGCCTGCCTCCTCCAGATCTTGGATACAGTGCTGCTcaaaaacacaaagcaactGCTACAAAGTCAGATGAGCAGATGATCTGGTTAACTAAAATCAGAATATCCAGTTCTTCAGAAAATTACACAACTAAAAAATCTtaaggttttgttttgctccttttccttctttagcTAATAAAATCTATAAAGTTTTTGCACCATCTGCTGGAAACCATTTTTCAGCAAGTTTCTTTAAGCTTGAAAATCTTCGGACACACCTCAAAGACAAAGCTAagagggttaaaaaaaataccaaaatagGGGCGGGGTGAAAAACTGGATACCTCAACTcaccaaaatcaaacaaaaacctTTCCAGAGATTTCACTCTGTTCTGGGTCAGGTCACACAACTAAGAAGAAGTCCATGTGGCCTGCTAAGGATGCAGACCTGCCCAAAAACTTTGGTGTCAACTCAATTCAGACTGTTCTGTGGTTGAGTGCTCAGATGCATGATGCCAGGATCTGCCACAGTAACTATCACTACTGAGGGGGATGCTCAGATAAACAAGAGCCAGTACATGGGTCCTTGCAGCAACTTGCTTCTCAGATAGATCAtgtcaggaaggaaaagggTATCAGTCCTGCTGCCATCCTTAACTACTCAATCATCCCCTTAGGGCTGTTGGCAGACAATGTAACTTAAATGCAGGAAAGCTTTCAGGGCCACTTATGCCAGCAGATacacagcaaacagcagaaaCTGCTGGTGACATGCAGAAGCAGTCTTAGATCCTCAAAGCTTCCCACTCAGCTCTAACTCAGAGGGGATCCTGATAGAAAATTTGCTGCTGTCTCCTCTATTACCCAACCCTGTCCAAGAGgcaaaaaagcaaaccagaatGCTACTGCTTTTTGACAGCCCTGATCAGATCACCCACATCAGTTTTACAATCAAATTCATGCACACTAGATCTTCTAACAGTTTCCAGGGCtgtttagaatacagaatagatTATGCAAAGGCACCTAGTCCAAAAAAGTGTTCAATTTACCTCTGTTTATCACAGAAGTGAACCAAGTCATGCTTCAGCAAATGTTCATGAATACAAGTAATTTTATTTACCCCCTAAGTCCTTCATGGTTCAGGAGTTGTGCATGTGTCTGAGTATTTGCAAGCTTAGGATCTAAGCATGCACTAAACAACCTAACAATACAGACCAGAAGGGAAACTCTGAAGAAGACTGTAAAAAGAGAGGTGTTCATATCATTGCCTAACAATCTCAGCATGCTCCTTTGCCATCTGTCAGACTTGGGTCTATCACTCTACAGGCTAAAATTTCCCAGTTTCCACAACTTCACACTGAAGAATATTTGACACGGAAAGACTACTCAGGGACAAGTTTTCAAAGGGTTTTGGAACACAGCTCTACCCATTAAGTGGTTCTGAAAAATGCAGGCCCCACAATTAATGCTGGCTATTTCGTAACTCTGGTGCttgcattatttttattattttgtggGACTAGGAATCAAGTCTATGTTGAACCACACCGCTCTCCTAACCAAAGCATTTCACTTGCCAGTCCTTTTTGTCACCTTTCTAAAATGCTTGTGAAGCAAAATATTGAAGGAAACCAAGGCTTAGGTCTTCAAGAGCATTATTACATTTGCAGGAGTGGACATGACCCACCTCCTCTGGCTCAATCAGCTTGAATTCCATGCCTCGGCCAGTCCACGCTATGAAGTGAGAGTTTGATGGGTCATCAAGAAGAGCTACCAAGAACTGCCACAGCTGAAGGGAGCCTCGTCGTTGATACGTGGGTCCCTCGCGGTACATGCCTGGCTCCTGTTTAACATCACCTGCACAGAACAGGAATAACGTTAGATGAGCAATGTGCTCAGTTTGCCAGATGAACCAGCAAAGCAATCATTAGGGTTAGCAAAATAGAGAGAAAAATTCTTACTACCCAGTCATCCACAAATGCAACATTCCTCTGTCTGCTGGTAATTGTAAACACTTTTACAATAACATATTAATATACCCTCTCATATTAATatacctctcctacaaagacagactGGAaaaattggggctgttcagcctggagaagctaagactctggggagaccttacaaatacatttcagtacctgaaggagaccTGTAGGAAGGCTGGTAAAGAACTGTTTtcgaagggcttgtagtggtaggatatggggcaatggttttaaactggagcaggacagatttaggttggacattagcaggaagttctttacaatgagaagGGTGGAAAAGGTTGCCTAGGGAtatgattgaggccccatctctgaagacattcaagatcagacttgatgtcactacaggcagcctgatctagttggaggtgtccctgcttactggagggtggtggaacaagaagacctttgaggatcccttacAACACaaagcaatctgtgaatctgtaacgAGTACCTAAATTCAGCCATGATTTACAGAAGTCTCCCTAAGTCTATCCCCATTCGGATACATGCAAATCTCACTTGCAAATCATTTTGCAATATCCTCTATCTGAAAGACCATGAACTATTTTTGTAAGCAACTCTGATGTCTGAAGAACTGTGTTTGTGTACTATACTTTGCACAAGCCCCAGTTTTGGAAATGTAATGTATGCTTCAGAAAGCTGCAAAGCCCTGCTGAGTGAAACTTCTTTTGCATGCAAATGCTTCTAAGGAAAATTTGACAAAGTATTTGACTTGGACTTAACCAGCATGTGCTTTATGTATAGGTATGCAAATCCTGCAGATATGCGAGTTCCTCTGTGGCATATTGGACTTGCATATAAGCATATATTACTTTTACTCCTATCTGCATATTAGATTATTCCCCCTGAAAAGCAGTAAGCTATTTTTTCTAAATTTTCAAATCCAGAGGAAGCTTTTAAAAcacaacaataataatattcTGTTCCACGAACTACCAATGAAAACCCATCCTGCTACATCCATACTGTTTTCAAATCACTTTCATACTAAACAAAACTCATGCAACAACAATAGCTTAAAGGCCTGATGCTGAAGCAGAAAGTGGATTTTTTCTGCACACAATGACAGCAATCCTTGATATGCTGGTAAAACTCCTCATTTCAACTACCAGAACAGCAATACTCTCCACTAAGCAGTGTGACCTCTTTAATACAGAAAGCCAGGATTTTACATTCAACCACAACATTAGGATGCTCTGATGGCCATTACAGAGTCAAAGTAAGAATAATACTATTAAAAATGGAGCGCTTCCTTTTGTaatcaggaaagaaaattgAGTCAATAGCTgtagaaaacaaataaatcaacACAAGGCTTTTTGGTTTATGTGAGGTTCAAGTTCCATTCCTGAAAGGTCTTCCTTTTCAAGGAcaggatttttcttttaacGATAGCTGAGCAATGCACAAATAGCAAGTGCAGTGTTACAAAGGATCAGATTCTTTGCTTGTGCCAATTTCTAATAAAGCAGCTGAGAATCTAGTTCTGAAACATCAAGACTAGTCCTGGCCTCTTCAACCGTTTTTCCTTTACTGGCCAAAacatgaggccacatctgctgCATTTTTCCTCAAAAGTCATCACGCTACAAGTATAAACACACCTATTTGTACCGCAGCATCAATCTTCTAGAGTACAAGGTGTTCTCTCAGTGGACAGTCATAGAAGCTAACAGCAGACAGTTTGCTTTGCAAGCACACAAATATTtccaaacatttctttcttttccatttttattcccttcccttcacaAAACTGAAACAAGTAAGAAAGGATtttcaagaaagacatggacaaACAAGATGCCCAAAGAGTTTTAACTTCCTACAGTACAAGGTCTGATCTCATTCCCATAAATGCAAATACAAATTTGCCACTGGTACTGAAAAGAGATCAGGTGGTGCATAATCattttgggggaagaaaaaaaactgaCATGTCctttaaagaagaagaaaaaaaacaacaaccaatgaaacaaacacaaataacacaacaaaaacataCTTTCCAAAGCTAAGGCATGAAGTAGACTTTCAATAAATCACCCTTTGAGTGAATGTGTCTATCCAGTAACAATGCAATACTGGACTGAACAATCTTCAGTTAGGTCTAATAGTATTTAAAATCTTCTATTTATTTCTCGCTATTCCTTATTAATCCCTGTGACACCTCTGTTTAAAGAACGTATAATTCTCTGAgttactttcattttgaagtctCCTGTTTTTTCAGCAAACACAACAAATGCTGCTAGACATGCAATAGTTTTGTAACCCACAGAAGTGATTCTTGgcggaaaacaaacaaaatcaagcaGGAGAATTACAACTCCAAGAGTTCTCAGCTCTACTTACAGCTATGGTCAGAGTGGTATTCACAAGTTTATCAGAAATTATCTAATCTTTCCtggtaaaataaataaaggtgGGCACACATACACTAATGCAAAGAAGCTACTTTAGCACATTTAAGTAACTGGTCTGCATATTACATCCCAAAGTTGCGGACTACCAGAGTCGCCAGCCAGAAATACCAAGTCCATCTACTTTGTCTATAATGAAATAAATCTGAAATCAACTCAGTTACACCAGGAAACTGATTTTCATCAAATTAaggataattattttttttttaaattgaaaaaaaaaaaaaatctgtggtgGAAAGATAATTGAATTGTTATCAATCccactgaaaaataaaccacCCGTACAATGTTTAACCTAGCGCAAATACATTGACACAAACAGGAAAATTCCCTACACACTCACTCCCCACTATTCATCACTTCACagacaggaagaaaagaggCTTAATCCTCAGTAAAACCAAAGCTGCTGTTTTGTTAATTATAAGAAGAGCTTTCATTAAATCTCAAACAAGAAATGGTATGTGATCATCAGGGCAATGGAAATCCTCCTATTACTTCTCAACAGTACAGGAACTGAGCTCCTCTGTCGCAACTCTGGATACAAGCATCCTTCGCCGGCAAAAGTAGAACGACATCCTATTGAAGAGGAGACTTTGGTTTCAAGAGACAAAGGTCAGCTTTGGTTGGGCGCACTGCAAATGGTGCGTTAAGGAATCCTAAATTGGAACGTTAGCGAGGTTTTTTGATCAGCAACAGAGAAAAGTCCCTCATCTCTTCCTTTTTCATCTCCCCAcacaagaaaaagagagaaagatgtgTCATACATACCGTCAAACTTCTCTGGAACAACGCAAGTGTCATCATAAAACTGCCTAGGTCCCTTTTCATACATGCAGCCTGTAAGTTAAAAAGAGAGAGGTGTTTATATAAAAGATGCATGGAGAAAGTAGAGATCATAGGCTTAATGCCAGAGGGAACACTAAGTCATAGAAGAATCAGATTAATATCCCACATCCTTTACACACCGCCCAATCACAACATTTTGGCCTCAGTACAGGGGTATTTAATTAATGTGTGCATTACCAAAGGACTGTTAATCTCCACCTGCAAAAATTAAAAAGCACCTATTTTTCTCTATGATTTATTCCAAAATGTTTGTCTCATTTCCTGTTTGAACTAGCATGGCTTTGGCTTTTAACTACTCATTCCTGCAGGTCTTCTCCCTGAGAGACTAAAAAAGTACGTCCTGCTCAGTATTTCCTCCTTATGCTCACAGAAGTCACCCCCCTTGATGTTTCTTTCAATTAAGATCATTGTGT from Dryobates pubescens isolate bDryPub1 chromosome 4, bDryPub1.pri, whole genome shotgun sequence includes these protein-coding regions:
- the ETV1 gene encoding ETS translocation variant 1 isoform X4; translation: MYEKGPRQFYDDTCVVPEKFDGDVKQEPGMYREGPTYQRRGSLQLWQFLVALLDDPSNSHFIAWTGRGMEFKLIEPEEVARRWGIQKNRPAMNYDKLSRSLRYYYEKGIMQKVAGERYVYKFVCDPEALFSMAFPDNQRPLLKTDMERHINEEDTVPLSHFDESMVYMQDGGCCNTHPYNEGYVY